In Rhinolophus ferrumequinum isolate MPI-CBG mRhiFer1 chromosome 3, mRhiFer1_v1.p, whole genome shotgun sequence, the DNA window CCCGTATCAGACTTTACATGTTTGGCAAATAAAGTGGTATTGCACCACTGAAATTCCAGGAGTTCTCAGCTGTGACAGCTAACGTCAATGACACTAAGACAGGGAGGGCAAATAGAGATAATAGACACAAAACACTCTGAGTACAGTGGGGGCTGTTATTCTTAGAGAAAATACCTAAGCCCCCTTATATTAGTCAGctcagctgctataacaaaatacgaTAGACTGGTGACTTAAATGacagcaatttatttctcacaattctggaagctggaagtccaagagcagGGTGTCAGCATGGCCGGGTTCCGGCAAGagttcttcctggcttgcagatggctgccttcttgctgtgtcctcacatggcagagagaagagacagcacttcccaaaggccccaactCCAAATGTTATCACATGGGGTGTAGGGCTTCAACATGgattggggggacacaattcagtctatagcaccACCCCATCAAGACAGGGCTCCTCAGATCTTTTCTGAAgagcacatttttaaatgcagaagCAGGCAAGGGTGGGGTGAGGCAGGACTTTCATCCAGGGTTAACGTGATGAAGGCCTGCCTCACCCCCACCGCCCCCAGTTCCACTGATTGCTATAGGCACCCTCCCTTTACCCTTtatcctctttttccttctgagttttcctctctgctctctcctcccttccattTTGTCCCCCACACCCTGACTGGCATAGAATTCACAAATAAATTCTTAGATAATGAATCGACTCATTAGGACTGGAAGAGGTCATCTTGTCTTACCCCGGTTCTTACAGATGATGAGACTGGGcctggagaggggctggaagCCCCAGAAGTCAGGGCTAGTTTATCCAAAAGATTAGGGGATGGGACAGTGTGGTGCAGCAAGGGTAGAGAGAGAGTCGGAATATCAAGAAGGAAGCTATttttgtaagggtgaaattcggtAAATCAATAACGTAATTAGACTTAGCTGGTTTACAGTTTGACTCACCGCATAGCTCGCTATGTAGCCACCTGTAATTAAACCTAGCTGGTTTGCAGTTACATCTGCCCTGATATTCAgctatttcctctttgtttctcccctcactgattaactgaagaattctgttttgttccctttctcaaggctacccatatctcgttaatccatttaattaacaaaatcctaACCTGAAAGGAGCGATTTCTTAATCTTCAGGTGCCCAGACACCTGAAGATTACAGATAAAGCCCCAGGCTGCAGTGGCGGAGTCTGGGGAGTCCGGAGATAACGTgatcttaaaacagaccagaccccccccacccccacccccggaagGATCAGCACTCCGACCCTCCTGACCGACTCCCCCtcttttgttcttcttgtgtacctataaaaccttctgacaCGTCTAGGAAgggggagatggcctttggacaggaatCCGCCAtcctgaataaacctgcttttctttccaccaaccatgtctctcgatttttaactttttcaagcggCAGGCAGCCAGACCTTAGCACGgtatcattttcatttcagcatataaattttgcataatttttcaataaaatttgtaaagttttattttacagttttgagTGTTTATTTGGAAGTAACATATATGGAGGCCCCCAGGACCCCTTCAACCTATAAAATCCAGCCTGTTCAAGGCTTGAATCAGGGTCTCACCGGAGCGCCTTTCCTTATTCCATCCCCTCCCGGGGCGCTGAAAAGGGCTTTGCCCGgacttcctccccctcctcctccagccgAGGGCGGGCCCCGGGGCGCGGGGTCACGTGTCAGAGAAGGGGTTTATCCCCTGGGCCCCTCCAGAGCCCCGCCGGACCTCTGCTGCCCAAGCCCATGGCCGCTGCCTTCTTGCTCCTCGCGGGGGTCCTGCTCCCCTGCTGGGCTGCGTTCCCGCAGGTTAAAAGGCGGGCAACGAAGGTGAGCCAAAGAGCGAGCGTTTCTAATCTTTCACTGCAgtagaaggtggtggctgaggcCTCACAGTCTGGCCAGAAGGTGCAGGTTGGGTTCGGAGAGACAAGTGGCCGGTGGGGGTGGAAAGCAGCCCACGTTGGGGATTAGTTCCCAGACTGGAAGCTTTGATGCGTTCCTTGGTGGCCCTGGAAGTGGAAGAATGTGGGCTTATGACCAGCACTATCCCCTCCGTCCCGCACCCAGCTCCCACTCGCCCACTCGGGACCGTCTCAGCCCTGGGCCCTCCAGCCCTGCCTTAACCTACCTGCTCTAGTTTCTCCCAATCTCCCCCCACTTCCAGGCACAAtgactctttcttcccttttctatctttcttctccCCCACTTTCTGCCCACTCCCTACTGAAAGTGTGATCTGGGAGTATTGCTCCCCCAGCACAGGTCACCCTCTGGGACCCACAGAAATGAGGGGGCCCTGGGAAacaagaggcagagaagaaaacactAAATCCCCACTCTTCCCCTCCCCTGTTCCTCTGAGTgctgctggggggcggggagtggcATGCAGTGGGGGTGGGACTTGGGGGTGACTGTCTCAGGCCCCTCTTCTTGGAGCCCTGGGGCCTTGGCAATACCAAgatccctccccccgcccccagagaGCTGGTGACTGGATTGTCTCCACAGATGAATGGAGCTGGGTGCGCCCACCACGCTGAGTGCTTCAGTGACTGCTGCCTCATGGACTTGGACCACGGTGGTGCCTTCTGTGCCCCCAAGACCAAAATAGCCACAGTATGCTTGCCCCAGGTGAGGCTCTGGGGTGGGGCAGCCCCATTGGCAAgtagggtggggaaggaaggttAAAAAACCCACTTGGCTGCACCTGCTTTTTTACCCTGTGCTTGGGAAACCATTTCCGCCTTCTCCACCTGGCAAACTTCTACTCATCCTGCAATACAACTCCAGCCAAGCTCTCTGAGAAGCCCTCTCTCTTTAGAATTCCCACACCCTTGGCTCATACTCTCAGCAGAGCACGTCTCTCCCTGATTTGCCATgccttctgtctgtctctgccaCTGGGGGGGTGCTCTTCAAGAGCAGGATTGCAGCATATTTATATttgacccccccacccctcagttTAGTGTCTGCACAGAGTagtttctcaacaaatatttgttgaatgaatgaatatctctACCCTAACATCACTGAGGCAAAGTAGGTGGGGAAAGGCCTTCTCCCTAGCAATCCCCACCTACCTGCCACAGTGACCTCACTTCCAGAGAGGAGCAGGGCACTGAAGTGGCAGGACCACAGCTTTACAGTTGGACTTGAGTGTAAATCCTGGCTTTTCTGCCCCCTGTCTTTGAGACTTCAGGTCACTTGTgttctctgagccttaatttcctcatctgtaaaatggggctaaagTACCCACCCCAACAGGTTGTTGGGAAGAATATGTGGTCCTGGCAACAACAGCGCTCAGCCGAGCGTGGTTGTTATTAGCTGGTGGAGATGCAGGGAACAGAATGCACAGTATGTCTTGTTCCTGcttgtcttctctctctggccCCAGGCCCAAATCTTTCTAGGGAGCATGGGCTCGGCCTCCATATCCCTGTCTGGGGAGCGCCAGTGCCATTAGAAACCAACCAGACCCCTGCCTGGTCTGACTCTCCAGCTGAAGTGGCCAGAGGGTCTTTTCATTATGGGTACTTGATCtaccttatttcacttaacccTCACACTAACCCTCAGAGGTGGGTtactattgttatccccatttaacagatgaccACACTGAGACAAAGAAGCTCACTGACTTGCCTAAGCTCAGGAAGTTATAAGCTGTATGGCTGACAGATCCCAGGTCTGTCTTACTCCATCACTTGTGCTCTTGTTTCTTCTCCTCAAGAACTTTAACCCTCTTCTCCCCTGCACCTTGGTGACCCCCAACTCTCATACTCTTTTCCTGCAGACCAAGGGAGCCGCCAACATAATATGCCCCTGCCAAAGGGGCTTGAGTTGCATATCCAAGGACGAGATGTGTCCCCGCCGGTGCCGTTTGATTTAGAGGAGGATACAGGCTGGTCACTGccattttccttccctcccttgggGCCAGAGGCCTTGGGAGCCTCCATCTTGCTCAAAATCCAGCTCCTGAAACATGAAAGTCTCTTCCTGGCTCTGGCCTCTGTCTGCGCTTCCTGGGTGAGGGAACCTTGTAGGGATTATTCCAGTTTGGGGGTGGGTAAAAAGGGAGACTAGAGGCATGAAAGAGGTTCTGATGGGCTTTGGCCTGTCTGGAGGCATGGTGGCCTCAGGGCACAATTgagggaagggaatggggtgagggggtgtgtgtgagtgagagaagGCTGAGTCCAGGAAGGGTGAGTCTTGGGATGGAGGgccgtgtgtgtacgtgtgtgtgtgtgggttgggGGAGGGTTGAGGAATGTGTCTGGAGAGGGAGCTTGAGGTGCCTATGGATGGGTGTATGTGGGAAGGACTGAGAGGGAGTATGTAATTGCTTTGCCAAGGGAGCAAAAGGGTAGAGGTCATTGAGAGAGTATTTATGAGAATATGTGTGACGTATAAACGCAAAAATGCTCATGCCTGTGGTTGGAAAGGGCTTGGTTCACTGACGTCTCTACTTTCTCAGATATTATCagttccattttatggatatagaaactgaggctcagagagctacGTGACTTGTCGAAGGTCACACAATGCGGGTATTGGTGAGGAAATTTTCTGCTGCAAGTATCCAAAACCAACCgaaaacaaaaccttaaattGATCTATATGATGAGGGAATTCATTGGTGATGAGAACTAGAAATCCAGAAGCAGGGCAGGCTTCAGGTCTGGCTGACTCCATGGCCCTCAGGCTGGATTTCTTCCTAGTAGCCACAAAAGTTCCAGGTGTCACCTAATAAAAACAGgtggcatttattgagcacttattatgtccTAGACACTGTGCAAAGTGCTTTCTAATCTGTATTAACTCATTGTTACAAGATTATAGTAGGCACcataattattcttattttacaaatagggaGTTGAGGCTCACAGTACCCTTCCCAAGGGTTCACAGTATGGAatggggctgggatttgaacccaggctgtcttGCTCCAGAAGGTAGGCTCTTAACCACAAATCCACCTCACACATGCATATtgttcattccagaaaaagggaaCATCTCTGTCCCAGGTTCTTAGCAAACACCCCAAGATTGACTCTGATTAGACTGACTTAGTCTGCAAGCTCACTCCTGAACCAATCAATGTGGTAGAAATTGCTGATTGGCTTAGCCATGGCTTAGCATGGGTGGAGTCAGCCTCCCTGGGATAATTTTGATAGGGGTGGGTGCAGGTCTTCTCTGGCATCCCCACAGCCAAGAGGGCACCCACATAGTTGGGACTCGGAACTCCACCTCCTCGCTGGGCCAGATCCTGACAAAGATGTCCGGCCACAGCTCTGATGTCTGGACCCACCTTCCTGGATCAGTCTGGAACCCTGAGACTCTACCTCACCCCAAATTTAGTCTTCCTTGAGGGCCATCCTGTCCTGGACCCATTCACCACTCCTCGTTTGACAGAACCACAGTGCAGCTCAGAGATCCTTTGCCTCACACAGAAATTAGATATTGCTTTTTCTCCTGTATCGTTCTATCTTGATCATTTCCCCCATGTCACCAAAGTATTTGTAAAGACACTAATGACTGCCTAATTTTATTATACATGGACCATATTTTGCTTAACTCTTTCCTTATGGGTAGACAATAAAGTCATTTCCTAATCCAAACTATCTATGTTCTTAAGGATACAAGTTTATAGCTACAGAAACAAAAACCTACTCTAATGATGGCTTAAGCAAGGTGGACGATTTTGTCTTTCACCTGGTCATTGGAGGAGGCTGGGTGGAGGCTGTGCTGAGTGAGGTTGTCCGTGCTCCCCTGCCCACCGCTTTCCATCTTCTCATTCAGCCATCTGCTGCtctgcttcctttttatttttattgtttcactttttttatttattattgttttattttttacaatgcAGCAAACATAGAAGCATGACATCTGTATAGCACGGTGGGGTGAAAGTGGAAGGGCTGTGGGGCTttcctgagggcagaggggaTCTATATCTCTGACACACTAGTTGGGAAGCTCTGCCCTAGgatgtttttttcctctacatCGTTGAAGATGGCTCATCACCCTATCCGCTGTGTCCATATTCTAGTTAGAAGAAAGCGAGTAGAAGGACAGCAAATGCTCACCCTTCCTGAAATGGCATGACCCAAAGGCAgcacaaattattttctcttacccCTGGGCAGAACTTATTTACATGACTGCAGCTCGctgcaagggagactgggaagtgtagTTTTCATCTGGGTGTCCATGTGCCCAACTAAAGATTGGGGTTCTAGTACCAAAGGACAAAAGAAGAACCTACAGTGGGAACAAGTTGCCACCACaaacccctttattattattttaattagcgATGGGAGTTTGGATCCCACGACCTAGAGCCAATGGTGTACTGTTTGGCAGCTCTTCCTTGAGCTGTGTACTCTGGCTTCACCATGGCATTGGAAATTGCTGGTGGAAGACGAGCACATGACCCTCAACTTCCCAGCAAGCCTTGCGGTAAAGTCCAGTTGCGTCCCTATTGGAAACATGGTAGAACTGTACTCAGAAGAGCAGctacctatatctatatccatgAGCAAGTcgtggttttcttttctgcaggAGATGAATGTGGCAaaatttttatgaagattaaaaaaaacacacacacaaaaacaggaaaagtttGAGGTTTGTTTCACAGAGTGGTATGTCTCCCAT includes these proteins:
- the CLPSL2 gene encoding colipase-like protein 2, translating into MAAAFLLLAGVLLPCWAAFPQVKRRATKMNGAGCAHHAECFSDCCLMDLDHGGAFCAPKTKIATVCLPQTKGAANIICPCQRGLSCISKDEMCPRRCRLI